In Myxococcus stipitatus, the following are encoded in one genomic region:
- a CDS encoding glycosyltransferase, translating into MRVLLSTYGTRGDVQPFVALAKTLKARGHVVALCTPTGFRGMVERHGIPYAHMDNAVLELTEAVLRAPTRAEQRRLFKGFGAIIRAGLEDEWRAAREVEPDVFVYHSKALGSHHIAEKLGATELLAMPLPLTRTREFPVPILPFFRLGGWLNALSYRVLSLANAFWAGATNDFRVKTLGLAPLSRFADPMRRADGSEVSALYAYSEHLLPRPADWPAQAQVTGGWFLDEADQWTPPNELQAFLAGGAPPVYVGFGSMGAAHADARASAILKAVALTGERAVLTTGWGGLKVQALPPEVFMLESAPHDWLFPRMSAVVHHGGAGSTMAGLRAGKPTVICPFLGDQPFWGHRVHQAGVGPRPVPQKSLTAERLAVAIREALSPRVQAHAAAMGERIRGEDGTERAVHLIEQEHSRWRHRHKRLGA; encoded by the coding sequence ATGCGCGTGCTCCTTTCCACCTACGGAACCCGAGGGGATGTCCAACCCTTCGTCGCACTTGCCAAGACATTGAAGGCGCGGGGCCATGTCGTCGCGCTCTGCACCCCCACCGGCTTCCGAGGCATGGTGGAACGCCACGGCATTCCATACGCCCACATGGACAATGCAGTGCTGGAGCTGACCGAGGCGGTTCTGCGTGCCCCCACGCGCGCCGAGCAGCGGCGGCTGTTCAAGGGGTTCGGCGCCATCATCCGGGCGGGCCTGGAGGACGAATGGCGAGCGGCTCGGGAGGTGGAGCCGGACGTGTTCGTGTACCACTCCAAGGCGCTCGGAAGTCATCACATCGCTGAGAAGCTCGGAGCCACGGAACTGCTGGCCATGCCGCTGCCGCTGACCCGGACGCGCGAGTTCCCCGTGCCGATTCTCCCCTTCTTCCGGCTGGGCGGTTGGCTCAACGCGCTCAGCTACCGCGTCCTTTCGTTGGCCAATGCGTTCTGGGCTGGAGCGACCAACGACTTCCGCGTGAAGACGTTGGGCCTCGCGCCCCTCTCACGCTTCGCGGACCCGATGAGGCGTGCCGATGGCTCGGAGGTCTCCGCCCTGTACGCGTACAGCGAGCACCTGCTGCCTCGCCCCGCCGACTGGCCCGCCCAGGCGCAGGTGACGGGCGGCTGGTTTCTCGACGAGGCCGACCAGTGGACTCCTCCCAACGAATTACAGGCGTTCCTCGCGGGGGGCGCACCTCCTGTCTACGTGGGCTTCGGCAGCATGGGCGCGGCACACGCTGATGCTCGCGCCTCGGCCATCCTGAAGGCCGTGGCGTTGACCGGTGAGCGCGCGGTGCTGACCACGGGATGGGGCGGACTGAAGGTACAGGCGCTCCCGCCCGAGGTTTTCATGTTGGAGTCCGCGCCACACGACTGGCTGTTTCCCCGGATGAGCGCCGTGGTGCACCACGGTGGAGCCGGCTCCACGATGGCCGGATTGCGCGCGGGAAAACCCACGGTCATCTGTCCCTTTCTGGGTGACCAGCCCTTCTGGGGGCACAGGGTTCACCAGGCGGGTGTCGGGCCACGACCAGTCCCCCAGAAATCCCTCACGGCCGAGCGCCTCGCGGTTGCCATCCGCGAGGCCTTGTCCCCGAGAGTCCAAGCCCATGCCGCGGCGATGGGTGAGCGCATCCGAGGGGAAGACGGGACCGAGCGCGCCGTCCATCTCATCGAGCAGGAACACTCAAGATGGCGGCACCGCCACAAGCGACTCGGGGCCTGA